From Zalophus californianus isolate mZalCal1 chromosome 16, mZalCal1.pri.v2, whole genome shotgun sequence, one genomic window encodes:
- the FMNL1 gene encoding formin-like protein 1 isoform X2, with translation MGNAAGSAEQPAGPAAPAPKQPAAPKQPMPAARELEERFNRVLNCMNLPPDKVLLLSQYDNEKKWELICDQERFQVKNPPTAYIQKLKSYLDTGGVSRKVATDWMSNLGFKRRVQESTQVLRELEISLRTNHIGWVEEFLNEENRGLDVLLEYLAFAQCSVTYDMESADNGVPSSEKSKPLEQSVEDLSKGPPSSLPPQPKSRHLTIKLTPAHSRKALRNSRIVSQKDDVHVCIMCLRAIMNYQSGFSLVMTHPACVNEIALSLNNKNPRTKALVLELLAAVCLVRGGHDIILAAFDNFKEVCGEQHRFEKLMEYFQKEDSNIDFMVACMQFINIVVHSVENMNFRVFLQYEFTHLGLDLYLERLRHTESDKLLVQIQAYLDNVFDVGALLEDTETKNAVLEHMEELQEQVALLTEKLRDAENESMAKIAELEKQLSQARKELETLRERFSESTSMGASRRPPEPEKVPTSVPAARPSALELKVEELEEKGLIRIVRGPGDAVSIEILPVAVATPSGSDAPTPPGVLTDSPSADLPPAAEPAPGAAPPPSPPPPPLPGLPDQQEAPPPAPPLSSPLPGSSVPPPPPPLPGDLPPPPPPPPLPPGTDGPVPPPPPPPPGGPSGGSGPEMGPGVKAKKPIQTKFRMPLLNWVALKPNQITGTVFTELNDEKVLQELDMSDFEEQFKTKSQGPSLDLSALKGKAAQKAPSKATLIEANRAKNLAITLRKGNLGADRICQAIETYDLQALGLDFLELLTRFLPTEYERSLIARFEQEQRPMEELSEEDRFMLRFSRIPRLPERMATLTFLGNFPDTVQLLMPQLNAVIAASMSIKSSDKLRQILEIVLAFGNYMNSSKRGAAYGFRLQSLDVLLEMKSTDRKQTLLHYLVKVIAEKYPQLTGFHSDLHFLDKAGSVSLDSVLGDVRSLQRGLELTQREFVRQDNCMVLKEFLRSNSPTMDKLLADSKTAQEAYESVVEYFGENPKTTSPAMFFSLFSRFIKAYKKAEQEVEQWKKEAVAQEAGADAPGKEEAPAPKARRQQMDLISELKRKQQKEPLIYESDRDGAIEDIITVLKTVPFTARTGKRTSRLLCEASLGEEIPL, from the exons ATGGGCAACGCGGCCGGCAGCGCGGAGCAGCCCGCGGGCCCCGCCGCGCCGGCCCCCAAGCAGCCCGCGGCGCCCAAGCAGCCGATGCCCGCGGCCCGAGAGCTGGAGGAGAGGTTTAACCGGGTTCTG AACTGCATGAACTTGCCCCCGGACAAAGTGCTGCTGCTGAGCCAGTATGACAACGAGAAGAAGTGGGAGCTCATTTGTGACCAG GAGCGGTTTCAAGTCAAGAACCCTCCCACCGCCTATATCCAGAAGCTGAAGAGCTACCTGGATACTGGTGGGGTCAGCCGCAAGGTAGCGACGGACTGGATGTCTAACCTGGGG TTTAAGAGGCGAGTTCAGGAGTCCACACAGGTGCTGCGGGAGCTGGAGATCTCCCTGAGGACAAACCACATTGG GTGGGTGGAGGAGTTCCTCAACGAGGAGAACCGTGGCCTGGATGTACTCCTCGAGTACCTGGCCTTTGCCCAGTGCTCCGTCAC GTATGACATGGAGAGTGCAGACAACGGGGTCCCCAGCTCAGAGAAGAGCAAGCCCCTGGAGCAGTCCGTGGAAGATCTCAGCAAGGGGCCGCCCTCGTCCTTGCCTCCCCAGCCCAAGAGCCGCCACCTGACCATCAA GCTGACCCCTGCCCACAGCAGGAAGGCCCTGCGGAATTCTCGCATCGTTAGCCAGAAGGATGACGTCCACGTGTGCATCATGTGCTTGCGCGCCATCATGAACTACCAG TCTGGCTTCAGCCTCGTCATGACCCACCCAGCCTGTGTCAATGAGATTGCTCTGAGCCTCAACAACAAGAACCCCAG AACCAAGGCTCTGGTGCTGGAGCTGCTGGCAGCCGTGTGCCTGGTTCGAGGAGGGCATGACATCATCCTGGCGGCCTTTGACAACTTCAAGGAG GTGTGTGGGGAGCAGCACCGCTTCGAAAAGCTGATGGAATATTTCCAGAAAGAGGACAGCAACATCGACTTCATG GTGGCCTGCATGCAGTTCATCAACATCGTGGTACACTCTGTGGAGAACATGAACTTCCGTGTCTTCCTGCAATATGAGTTCACGCACCTGGGCCTGGACTTGTACTTGGAG AGGCTCCGGCACACGGAGAGTGACAAGCTGCTCGTGCAGATTCAAGCATACTTGGACAATGTTTTTGATGTGGGTGCGCTGCTGGAGGACACTGAGACCAAGAACGCTGTGCTGGAGCACATGGAGGAGCTGCAGGAGCAGGTGGCCCTG CTGACAGAGAAGCTTCGGGACGCGGAGAACGAATCCATGGCCAAGATTGCCGAGCTGGAAAAGCAGCTAAGCCAGGCTCGAAAGGAGTTGGAGACCCTGCGG GAGCGCTTCAGCGAGTCGACCTCCATGGGCGCCTCCAGGCGTCCTCCTGAGCCTGAGAAAGTGCCTACCTCCGTCCCGGCGGCGCGGCCCTCGGCCCTAGAGCTGAAGGTtgaggagctggaggagaaggGGTTAATCCGTATCGTACGGGGGCCCGGGGATGCTGTCTCCATCGAGATCCTTCCGGTCGCTGTGGCAACTCCGAGCGGCAGTGACGCCCCGACTCCTCCGGGAGTGCTCACCGACTCACCCAGCGCAG ATCTCCCACCTGCGGCAGAGCCTGCTCCCGGAGCAGCACCCCCACCGTCGCCTCCACCACCCCCACTTCCCGGCCTCCCCGACCAGCAGGAAGCCCCGCCCCCGGCACCCCCACTGTCCTCACCCCTCCCTGGCAGCTcagtgcccccgcccccaccgccgcTGCCTGGAGActtgccgcccccacccccgcccccaccgctgCCTCCCGGCACAGATGGACCCGTGCCTCCGCCGCCTCCACCGCCTCCAGGAGGTCCCTCTGGAGGGTCCGGCCCTGAGATGGGCCCAG GAGTGAAGGCCAAGAAACCCATACAGACCAAGTTCAGAATGCCACTCTTAAACTGGGTGGCCCTGAAACCCAACCAGATCACTGGCACTGTCTTCACTGAGCTCAATGACGAGAAGGTGCTGCAG gAGCTAGACATGAGTGACTTTGAGGAGCAGTTCAAGACTAAGTCCCAAGGTCCCAGCCTGGACCTCAGTGCTCTCAAGGGTAAGGCAGCCCAGAAGGCCCCCAGCAAGGCCACCCTCATCGAGGCCAACCGGGCCAAGAACCTGGCGATCACCTTGCGCAAGGGCAACCTGGGTGCTGACCGCATCTGCCAGGCCATTGAAAC GTACGACCTACAGGCCCTTGGCCTGGACTTCCTGGAGCTGCTGACCCGCTTCCTGCCCACGGAGTACGAGCGTAGCCTGATCGCCCGCTTCGAGCAGGAGCAGCGACCCATGGAGGAGCTGTCGGAGGAGGACCGCTTCATGCTACGCTTCAGCCGCATCCCGCGCCTGCCCGAGCGCATGGCCACGCTCACCTTCCTGGGCAACTTTCCGGATACTGTCCAGCTGCTCATGCCG CAACTGAATGCCGTAATTGCAGCCTCAATGTCCATCAAGTCCTCTGACAAACTCCGCCAGATCCTGGAG atTGTCCTGGCCTTTGGCAACTACATGAACAGCAGCAAGCGTGGGGCAGCCTATGGCTTCCGGCTCCAGAGCCTGGATGTG CTGCTGGAGATGAAGTCAACTGACCGCAAGCAGACGCTGTTGCACTACCTGGTGAAGGTCATTGCCGAGAAGTACCCACAGCTCACAGGCTTCCACAGCGACCTGCACTTCTTGGACAAGGCGGGCTCAG tGTCCTTGGACAGCGTCCTAGGGGATGTGCGCTCCCTGCAGCGAGGCCTGGAGTTGACCCAGCGAGAGTTTGTGCGGCAGGACAACTGCATGGTGCTCAAGGAGTTCCTGAGGTCCAACTCGCCCACCATGGATAAGCTGCTGGCAGACAGCAAGACCGCTCAG GAGGCCTACGAGTCCGTGGTGGAGTACTTCGGAGAGAACCCCAAGACCACGTCCCCCGCCATGTTCTTTTCCCTCTTTAGCCGCTTCATCAAGGCCTacaag AAAGCTGAGCAGGAGGTGGAACAGTGGAAGAAGGAGGCAGTAGCCCAGGAGGCAGGTGCTGACGCCCCTGGCAAAGAAGAAGCCCCAGCACCCAAG GCCCGGCGGCAGCAGATGGACCTCATCTCTGAGCTGAAGcggaagcagcagaaggagccACTTATCTACGAGAGTGACCGCGACGGGGCCATTGAAGATATCATCACAG TGCTCAAGACGGTGCCCTTCACGGCCCGCACTGGCAAGCGGACGTCCAGGCTCCTCTGTGAGGCCAGCCTGGGAGAAGAGATCCCTCTCTAG